Below is a window of Cytophagaceae bacterium DNA.
TTTCGATTCTTGTTTTTCAAATTATAAGAAAAATAGCCCCGGGTACTTCTCCAAAAAAGACCTTCTTCGTTTCCGGAAAAGCTTTTTTCTCCTTTAAAATCATGATCTACTTCGGGTTGTTGTTCTCCACAATTGACTTTGTCGATAGTTATAGCTTCCAGTGCCAAATATTCGGCTTCCTCTTTTCTTCTGGTTTCTTTCAGATTATTGAATTCTGAATCGCTAAAAACCTGAAAATACATTTGATACCTGCTGTCATGGATTTCAAAAAATGGCTGCAATCGCAGGGAATCAAGCTTATAATTGAGCTTGGAAATCACTTGAGGCCTTTCCAAAATTTTATTTTTGTCACCAACCAAAGCGAAAGCATCGTTGATTGGTATCAGCCTTCCTTTTGCTTCATGGCCCATGCGGCTGTCGCCAGCAAACAGGCCATCGAGGTCTTTAGCAGAGGTTTTTGCTGCCAAAACTATTGGCCCATTCATAAAGGCTACCCAATTTGAACCATCAGGCAAGGTTTCGGTTCTGATAGAAGTATTGAATCTGATATTTACCCGGTCACCATTTTTCCAGTTTCTTTTTATGATCAGATAGTTTTCATGATTGGAAAAATCTTTTTGCAATTTATCATTCACAAAAATTTCAAAACTTTCAGCCCATGAAGGTTTTCTAATTCCCAATCCAAAGGTTTTAGCTTTCTTAAGTTTAATATTGAGATTAGAGGAATTTTCATACGGAAAATTGGTGTTTTGTGCTATTAATAAGCCTTTTTCTTTCCAGTTTAATTCAGAAGCAATGAAAAAATTGACAAATAAATTGTCATTTTCATGGCTGTAGATAAGTTCCCCGTATTTACTGTGATTCTCGAGTCCTGAGCCTACACAACACCACATACTGGTTTCCGGTTGAGAGTAAACCCGGTAATGGTTGGGCCTGATAGGTGTAAAATATACAAAACCTCCTTTCTCAGGATTTTGACTGGAAAGAATATGGTTGTACATGGTTCTTTCATAAAAATCAAGATATGAAGGGTCAGAATAATCCAAAAACAAAGCCCTGCTCAACCGTAGCATATTAAAAGAATTACAGGTTTCTGGTCCCTGATTTGATTTGAGCATAGAGCTAAAATCATTTTTAGGGTTAAAATGCTCCCTAACACTATTTCCACCAAATGCCACACTGCGTTCCTGACTTACATTTTTCCAGAAATACTTTGCTGCCTCTGACCAATCTGTGTTTTCGGTCAGCTGAGCAATTTTTTCAAAACCTATTACTTTAGGAATCTGAGTATTGGCATGTAAGCTTGTGAGTTTATCTTCTTTTTTGATCAAAGGCTCAAGTATGGCCAAATGGCTGAACCTTTTGGCAGCCTCAAGGTATTTTCGATCTTTTGTAATCTCATAAACATCGGCAAGGGTTTCATTGATTCCGCCATGTTCGGTACGAAGTATTTGCTGAATCTGTTGGTCATTCAAAGGCTGAATGAGCTCAATAAGCCAGTCTGATAGTTTTATTAAAACAGTTTTGGCCTGTTGATTTCCTGTTTCTGTCCAGGCATCTCTTAGGCCTGCGAAGAGTTTATGAATATTATAAAAAGGCACCCATGTATTATTGAGGCCAAAACCGCTTCCATCTATATCACCTTTATGAATCCTGTCCCAGAAAACTTTTCCCTGGGGTATTCCGCCCACATAGCCGTTACCATTTTTTTGTTGGCAGGCTGCGAGCTCAGCAACCATATATTCCAGCCTTTTTTTGAGTTCTTTATTCCCGGTAGAGGCATACATCATTGCCAGAGCAGAAAGATAATGTCCTGCAATATGTCCATCAAGACCGATGCTCTCCCAGTTCCCATATCGGGGGGACTTTTCGGGTAAACCGGCATCAATACGATAGGGTGCCAGCAGTCGGTCAGGGTTTAATGCCAGGATATATTTTAAATCTATATCCCGGGCATTTTGAAACGGAGAGGGTTTCAGTTTGACCTGATTTAATTCAAATGCATGCATTTGTCCTGCGACAGGCATGCAAAGCAATGTTACAAAAAGAGCGGTTAATCCGGTTATAATACTTTTTCTCATTTCAAAACAGGGTCATTACCGCTGTATTTCAAAAACTTAAATGTTGCTGTATTGTCTGATTTTTCACCTGTTGAAGTGGCATACATGCCATAAGTACAACCAATAAAGCTATTGGCCACCTTGGTGCTCAGGAATTTACCATCAACCTTATCTTTCAAAAGATTCCATTTTTTACCATCAGTCGAATACCAAAAACTGTACAATGCCCCTTCAGATTTAATTTTAAAGTTTACTTTGGAAGAGGGAATGGTCAAAGCCACCTCAGTTACCAATTCCGTAGTTTTGTCCTTGCTTTTAATCAGCTGTACCATATCTTTTCCATCACCATTTTTGGCTTTAGCTATGAAATAATAATGACGCTCATCCTGAAAAATAACCAGACCGGCTTTTTCGTTGGCGTTTTTGGGAGCAAAACTCACCAGTGTCTCAGCAGTACTGTTGAGGTGCTGCTGACGCTTACCGATAAATGACGGATTTGTCAATTCTGAAATGGTTTCAGGCTTAAGATTGAGCGTGAGTCCACTGGCCGAGGTTTTAAACGAGCTGCTATCAACAGTTCTCAAAAACAACATCGAAAGATTGAGGCCTTTATCGAAAGTCATTGTGTAAGAAAAATTGCCGCTTTGAGGTATTGACCCTTTTTGTTTAACCTCTTTGATATTGGTTTTGTATTTATAAGCAATCTCTTTTTCGCCATGTTCAATCATAGGCCAATCGTTAACCCAGGTAAGTGGGGCAATAAACATTTCACGGCCAGTATTGTAAAAATCACCTTCATAAGGGCGTACAGCAAGGAAAATTGAATACCAGTTGCCATCGGGGCCTTCGATGAATTGGGCATGGCCGGCTGAGGTGATTGGGTTTTGGCGATCCTCGGGTAAGCCTCGCTGAGTCAAAACAGGGTTTCCCTCAAAAGGAACATAGGGACCCCAGATATCTTTGCTACGCAATGCCACCTGTGAGTGATTGACAGAGGTGCCACCTTCTGCAGCATAAAGTATGTACCAATCGTTACGTTTCATGATATGCGGACCTTCAATCCAAACCGGTTTTTTGGATAAATCGACTCCACCATTAACCAACTGGTGTTCTTCACCCACCACTTTCAGGTTTTTGTAATCAAATTCATAAATTCTGATGGTCCTGTGACCCGAATACAAAGGCTTTCTATCAGGGGCATCGCTGTTGTAAACTATATAAGCTTTGTCGGTTGCTTCATCAAAATATATTGAGGGGTCAATACCCTTTACTTCAGGAATTTTAACAGGATTAATGTAAGGACCTCCCGGATTTTTCGAAG
It encodes the following:
- a CDS encoding glycoside hydrolase family 127 protein; the protein is MRKSIITGLTALFVTLLCMPVAGQMHAFELNQVKLKPSPFQNARDIDLKYILALNPDRLLAPYRIDAGLPEKSPRYGNWESIGLDGHIAGHYLSALAMMYASTGNKELKKRLEYMVAELAACQQKNGNGYVGGIPQGKVFWDRIHKGDIDGSGFGLNNTWVPFYNIHKLFAGLRDAWTETGNQQAKTVLIKLSDWLIELIQPLNDQQIQQILRTEHGGINETLADVYEITKDRKYLEAAKRFSHLAILEPLIKKEDKLTSLHANTQIPKVIGFEKIAQLTENTDWSEAAKYFWKNVSQERSVAFGGNSVREHFNPKNDFSSMLKSNQGPETCNSFNMLRLSRALFLDYSDPSYLDFYERTMYNHILSSQNPEKGGFVYFTPIRPNHYRVYSQPETSMWCCVGSGLENHSKYGELIYSHENDNLFVNFFIASELNWKEKGLLIAQNTNFPYENSSNLNIKLKKAKTFGLGIRKPSWAESFEIFVNDKLQKDFSNHENYLIIKRNWKNGDRVNIRFNTSIRTETLPDGSNWVAFMNGPIVLAAKTSAKDLDGLFAGDSRMGHEAKGRLIPINDAFALVGDKNKILERPQVISKLNYKLDSLRLQPFFEIHDSRYQMYFQVFSDSEFNNLKETRRKEEAEYLALEAITIDKVNCGEQQPEVDHDFKGEKSFSGNEEGLFWRSTRGYFSYNLKNKNRKGNKLILEAIEPLDSKNFDIYINETLVEEFTIEGKKMIILKEFLDDFQIKIMAKKDKPSPRFSMIRLISE
- a CDS encoding glycoside hydrolase family 43 protein, translating into MLKNISKFFNLILIVLLAKIATAQVTLTNPILTGFYPDPSIVKVGADYYSVHSTFSYFPGLPIMHSRDLKNWKQVGNVIDRPSQMEFMGERMTRGLFAPAIAYYKGTYYVTCTDIDHEGNFVVTSKNPGGPYINPVKIPEVKGIDPSIYFDEATDKAYIVYNSDAPDRKPLYSGHRTIRIYEFDYKNLKVVGEEHQLVNGGVDLSKKPVWIEGPHIMKRNDWYILYAAEGGTSVNHSQVALRSKDIWGPYVPFEGNPVLTQRGLPEDRQNPITSAGHAQFIEGPDGNWYSIFLAVRPYEGDFYNTGREMFIAPLTWVNDWPMIEHGEKEIAYKYKTNIKEVKQKGSIPQSGNFSYTMTFDKGLNLSMLFLRTVDSSSFKTSASGLTLNLKPETISELTNPSFIGKRQQHLNSTAETLVSFAPKNANEKAGLVIFQDERHYYFIAKAKNGDGKDMVQLIKSKDKTTELVTEVALTIPSSKVNFKIKSEGALYSFWYSTDGKKWNLLKDKVDGKFLSTKVANSFIGCTYGMYATSTGEKSDNTATFKFLKYSGNDPVLK